Proteins encoded within one genomic window of Agrobacterium cucumeris:
- a CDS encoding helix-turn-helix domain-containing protein, which produces MDLKEVMAINMRRIRHGKQLTQEEVAHRTGLSVRHVGAIERAEMSATVTVLGQIAEALGVEPAVLVTR; this is translated from the coding sequence ATGGATCTCAAGGAGGTCATGGCGATCAATATGCGTCGAATCCGTCATGGCAAACAATTGACGCAGGAGGAAGTGGCCCACCGTACGGGCCTCAGTGTCCGCCATGTCGGAGCAATCGAGCGTGCCGAGATGTCGGCGACCGTCACCGTCCTTGGCCAAATCGCAGAGGCACTGGGCGTCGAACCTGCCGTGCTTGTGACGAGATGA
- a CDS encoding conjugal transfer protein TraB has translation MRREFLRATQLIVASIAIGVVGWSGHALLLPVALAFPVLWSMAQTRAVAALVSASYFLAASRGLPQGVAAFYSSDIWPGLLLWLCASSSFVAVHTVLWTGIAGIRPFRYLLAAVIMAVPPFGITGWAHPVTAAGVLFPGWGWWGLGWMTAGLAGLVTRIWPAVAIALTGFWLWSAAIWTDPRLPEAWRGVDLEMGASLGRDTGLRRQHDLIATVRDAAGDGTRFVVLPESALGFWTPTVERLWTGALADGDATVIAGAVVVDADGYDNVLVSIDGKGRRILYRERMPVPGSMWQPWRSWFGESGGARADFFANPIVTIGAGRAAPLICYEQLIVWPVLQSMLHDPDAILAVGNGWWTEGTSIIAIQRAATTAWVKLFAKPLVIAFNT, from the coding sequence ATGCGCCGTGAGTTTCTTCGGGCGACGCAGCTGATAGTCGCTTCGATCGCGATCGGCGTGGTGGGCTGGAGCGGCCACGCGTTGCTTCTGCCCGTCGCCCTGGCGTTTCCCGTTCTTTGGTCGATGGCGCAAACGAGGGCGGTCGCGGCCCTTGTCTCGGCCAGCTATTTTCTGGCCGCATCTCGTGGCCTGCCGCAAGGCGTCGCTGCCTTCTATTCGTCTGATATCTGGCCGGGGCTGCTCCTCTGGCTGTGCGCGTCCTCGAGCTTCGTCGCCGTGCATACGGTCCTGTGGACCGGGATCGCCGGCATTCGTCCGTTCCGCTATCTCCTTGCGGCCGTCATCATGGCCGTCCCGCCGTTCGGCATCACGGGCTGGGCGCATCCTGTCACGGCCGCTGGAGTTTTGTTTCCGGGATGGGGATGGTGGGGACTGGGCTGGATGACAGCTGGCCTTGCGGGCCTCGTAACCCGCATATGGCCAGCTGTCGCCATCGCCTTGACCGGCTTTTGGCTATGGTCCGCCGCAATCTGGACCGACCCGAGACTACCGGAAGCCTGGCGCGGCGTCGATCTGGAAATGGGCGCTTCGCTTGGCCGCGACACCGGTCTTCGACGCCAGCATGACCTGATCGCAACGGTGCGCGACGCTGCCGGCGATGGCACCCGCTTTGTGGTGTTGCCAGAAAGTGCGCTCGGCTTCTGGACGCCGACCGTGGAGCGTCTATGGACGGGCGCACTTGCCGATGGCGATGCCACCGTCATCGCCGGCGCCGTGGTAGTCGACGCAGACGGCTACGACAATGTCCTCGTCTCGATCGACGGCAAGGGTCGCCGCATCCTTTATCGCGAACGCATGCCGGTTCCCGGCTCGATGTGGCAGCCATGGCGATCCTGGTTTGGGGAGAGCGGCGGCGCCCGGGCGGATTTCTTCGCGAACCCAATCGTCACTATCGGTGCCGGCCGGGCCGCACCACTGATCTGCTACGAGCAACTGATCGTTTGGCCGGTCCTGCAGTCGATGCTGCACGATCCGGACGCCATCCTCGCCGTCGGAAACGGCTGGTGGACCGAAGGCACGTCGATCATTGCCATACAGCGCGCCGCGACTACCGCCTGGGTAAAACTCTTCGCAAAGCCGCTCGTCATTGCCTTTAACACCTGA
- a CDS encoding TraH family protein — protein sequence MLDAALIKECADPSLKPAIVERFVVSAGSADPLAVTVKSGGRLILVPKAASADEAMVIVRQYAGQAVVRVGLTQFPAGVGVKEASDLKPDLVDACQNLRKGTAMFAKVLRIVAKWYGNPTSKDVFPQIFEDAVYAWKTGEFEGVSVFQAEDPGTAVEVPQQSEEKIPDEEESAEPKPGEQEPETVQDVGRAGMRIDLSHIGGQK from the coding sequence ATGCTGGACGCCGCCCTGATCAAAGAATGCGCCGACCCTTCCCTAAAACCCGCGATCGTCGAACGGTTCGTGGTATCAGCAGGCTCGGCTGATCCCCTCGCCGTCACCGTCAAATCCGGTGGCCGTTTGATCCTCGTGCCAAAAGCTGCGTCGGCTGACGAGGCGATGGTGATCGTGCGGCAATATGCTGGTCAGGCGGTGGTCCGCGTCGGTCTCACGCAGTTTCCCGCCGGCGTTGGCGTCAAGGAAGCGAGTGATCTCAAACCGGACCTCGTCGATGCCTGCCAGAACCTCCGCAAAGGCACGGCGATGTTCGCCAAGGTGCTCCGGATCGTCGCGAAATGGTATGGCAACCCGACGAGCAAAGATGTCTTCCCGCAGATCTTCGAGGATGCGGTCTACGCATGGAAGACCGGCGAGTTCGAGGGCGTCAGTGTGTTTCAGGCGGAGGATCCGGGAACGGCAGTTGAAGTGCCGCAGCAAAGCGAGGAGAAGATCCCCGACGAGGAAGAGAGCGCCGAACCGAAACCAGGAGAGCAAGAGCCTGAGACGGTGCAGGATGTTGGCCGAGCGGGGATGCGGATCGACCTCTCACACATTGGAGGCCAAAAATAG
- the trbH gene encoding conjugal transfer protein TrbH, whose product MRKLLALFIAAKLLSGCQTADDAMTTNATPVAVTGPAASAIAGDMASRLAEQIGPASAATTIKMEKDQSEFATALEAALKGWGYTVVTDGKVAKDIKPVELAFAVEGFDGQVFARVSTPSIALGRAYTPTAAGATPTSPLSIMQRN is encoded by the coding sequence ATGCGCAAGCTCCTCGCACTCTTCATCGCGGCCAAACTACTCTCCGGTTGCCAAACGGCCGACGACGCGATGACCACCAATGCAACCCCGGTTGCCGTCACCGGACCGGCCGCAAGCGCGATCGCCGGTGACATGGCAAGTCGTCTCGCCGAACAAATCGGTCCGGCCAGCGCTGCGACGACCATCAAAATGGAAAAGGACCAGTCGGAATTCGCGACCGCCCTCGAGGCGGCCCTGAAGGGCTGGGGTTATACGGTCGTCACGGACGGCAAGGTCGCCAAAGACATCAAGCCGGTCGAGCTTGCTTTTGCCGTCGAGGGCTTCGACGGGCAGGTTTTTGCGCGCGTTTCGACGCCTTCCATCGCTCTTGGCCGCGCCTATACGCCGACGGCGGCCGGCGCCACGCCGACCAGTCCACTTTCGATCATGCAGCGCAACTGA
- the trbL gene encoding P-type conjugative transfer protein TrbL, with translation MVKPAVTRSLLITGLFFLAYAAPAFAQEGQVLTELENQVSSAAKGWETTIMDAAKSLFWILATIEIGIAAVWLAIQSASLDSWFAELVRRIMFVGFFAFVLTQGPTFARAVVDSLFQIGAGGGSASPAEVFDAGIRVASQMSQQAQFGVFEDNALAIAAVLAMGVVVICFSLVAAIFVSVMVEMYVGLLAGMIMLGLGGSSFTKDFAVRYLVYAFGVGMKLMALVMIAKIGSQVLLGLANAPTASSDQFVTTLAIAGISVVVFIIAMYVPNIIQGVVQGASVTGGMETIRHGGQAASFAAGAGFLAAGAAGAGFAAAQAARAGGSSVAGAALRGIGASFSSGAQAAGSAAKEKAIGSPGAYAGSILGLANAKLDEQRSGHSGPTPPPERNDKP, from the coding sequence ATGGTGAAGCCCGCTGTCACACGTTCACTCCTGATAACTGGTCTGTTCTTCCTCGCCTATGCTGCTCCCGCATTTGCGCAGGAGGGGCAGGTCCTCACGGAACTGGAAAACCAGGTCTCCTCTGCCGCGAAGGGCTGGGAGACCACCATCATGGATGCGGCGAAATCGCTGTTCTGGATCCTCGCAACGATCGAGATCGGCATTGCCGCCGTCTGGCTGGCGATCCAGTCAGCCTCGCTGGATAGCTGGTTTGCGGAGCTGGTGCGCCGGATCATGTTCGTCGGGTTCTTCGCATTCGTTCTGACCCAAGGTCCGACCTTTGCCCGGGCGGTGGTTGACAGTCTTTTCCAAATTGGTGCCGGCGGCGGTTCAGCCTCGCCCGCTGAAGTGTTCGATGCCGGCATTCGCGTCGCCTCGCAAATGTCGCAACAGGCGCAGTTCGGCGTATTCGAGGACAATGCGCTGGCGATTGCCGCGGTGCTGGCAATGGGTGTCGTCGTCATCTGCTTTTCGCTGGTTGCCGCGATTTTTGTTTCGGTGATGGTTGAGATGTATGTCGGCCTGCTCGCCGGCATGATCATGCTTGGCCTGGGCGGTTCCTCCTTCACCAAAGACTTTGCTGTTCGCTATCTTGTCTACGCCTTCGGCGTTGGCATGAAACTGATGGCGCTGGTGATGATCGCAAAGATTGGGTCACAGGTCCTCTTGGGTCTGGCCAATGCCCCGACCGCATCCTCCGACCAGTTTGTCACCACCCTGGCGATCGCCGGTATTTCCGTCGTGGTCTTCATCATCGCCATGTACGTGCCGAACATCATCCAGGGTGTCGTCCAGGGAGCCTCCGTCACCGGCGGTATGGAGACAATCCGCCACGGCGGGCAAGCGGCGTCCTTCGCCGCGGGCGCTGGATTCTTGGCCGCCGGCGCTGCCGGCGCGGGTTTTGCGGCGGCCCAAGCCGCACGAGCTGGCGGTTCATCCGTCGCTGGTGCTGCCCTGCGGGGGATAGGCGCAAGCTTCAGTTCCGGGGCACAAGCCGCAGGCTCGGCCGCGAAGGAAAAGGCAATCGGATCTCCCGGTGCTTATGCGGGGTCCATCCTCGGACTAGCCAACGCCAAGCTCGATGAACAGCGCAGCGGTCACAGCGGCCCGACGCCTCCTCCCGAACGCAACGACAAACCATAA
- the trbK gene encoding entry exclusion protein TrbK encodes MSRSVLIALVLAVAAASAAATVLIVKSSDGGRPALTEEQRSAREKFFGSNKELPPIKDGQEIRPRW; translated from the coding sequence GTGAGCCGATCCGTCCTAATTGCTTTGGTGCTTGCTGTCGCCGCTGCATCCGCCGCGGCCACAGTGCTGATCGTAAAATCCAGCGACGGCGGAAGACCTGCGCTTACCGAGGAGCAGCGCTCAGCCCGGGAGAAGTTCTTCGGCTCGAATAAGGAGCTGCCGCCGATCAAGGATGGTCAGGAGATACGGCCGAGATGGTGA
- a CDS encoding conjugal transfer protein TrbF: MAANRAPDNPYLAARQEWNERYGTYVKAASAWRIVGILGLTMAVIGFSYAMYLSTQVKLVPYIVEVDKLGTAVTAGFPEQIEYADVRVVRATLGNFVTSFRSITPDAVVQKQYIDRTYALLRTSDPSTEKVNAWFRGNSPFEKAKSSTVAIEVNNIVALSNQTYQIDWTEYERDRKGKETGTRRFRGIATVALTAPQDEATIRLNPIGLYVRDFDWTAQL; this comes from the coding sequence ATGGCAGCGAACCGCGCCCCTGATAATCCGTATCTTGCCGCCCGCCAGGAATGGAACGAGCGCTACGGCACATATGTGAAGGCTGCTTCCGCATGGCGGATCGTCGGCATTCTCGGCCTGACGATGGCCGTCATCGGCTTCAGCTACGCGATGTATCTCAGTACCCAGGTCAAGCTCGTGCCTTATATCGTTGAGGTCGACAAGCTGGGGACGGCAGTCACGGCAGGCTTCCCGGAGCAGATCGAATATGCCGATGTCCGCGTGGTTCGCGCCACACTCGGCAACTTCGTGACAAGCTTTCGCTCGATCACGCCGGATGCCGTGGTGCAGAAGCAATATATCGACCGCACATACGCTCTTCTTCGCACCTCCGATCCGTCGACGGAGAAGGTCAACGCCTGGTTCCGAGGCAATTCACCTTTCGAGAAAGCGAAGTCCTCGACCGTCGCCATCGAGGTCAACAACATCGTGGCGCTCTCGAACCAGACCTATCAGATCGACTGGACGGAATACGAGCGAGACCGCAAGGGCAAGGAAACCGGCACACGCCGCTTCCGCGGCATCGCAACGGTGGCGCTCACCGCGCCACAGGATGAGGCGACGATCCGCCTCAATCCGATCGGCCTCTATGTCCGGGATTTCGACTGGACGGCACAGCTTTAA
- a CDS encoding autoinducer binding domain-containing protein, translating into MDGDLRSLIDMTEAAHDERMIKGALKSFANSHGFERFAYLQTEGLEIRTFNSYPEEWQDIYLGGQYSRIDPVITEAKRRMEMFYWTADDWPARGTSELRRFRDQAIEHGIRSGLTIPVEGSFGSTMMLTFASSEKKVEKAKLLDAQKAVRTVLAIHYRLKIIASTTIIAPKRLLSPREAMCLMWAAKGKSAPETAMLTGINARTVQHYLDKAREKLDAATVPHLVAIAKDHGLV; encoded by the coding sequence GTGGACGGAGACCTTCGCTCTTTAATCGATATGACGGAAGCTGCGCACGATGAACGCATGATCAAGGGCGCCCTGAAAAGCTTCGCAAACTCCCATGGCTTCGAACGTTTTGCGTATCTTCAGACCGAGGGCCTGGAAATCCGCACATTCAACTCCTATCCGGAGGAATGGCAGGATATCTATCTTGGCGGCCAATATTCGCGCATCGACCCCGTCATCACGGAAGCCAAGCGTCGCATGGAGATGTTCTACTGGACGGCCGATGATTGGCCGGCTCGTGGCACCTCGGAGCTGAGACGGTTTCGCGACCAGGCGATCGAGCACGGCATTCGCAGTGGGCTGACGATTCCGGTCGAAGGGAGTTTCGGGTCGACGATGATGCTGACCTTTGCCTCGTCGGAGAAGAAAGTCGAGAAAGCCAAACTGCTGGACGCCCAGAAAGCCGTCCGGACGGTCCTTGCAATCCATTACCGCCTGAAGATTATCGCTTCGACGACGATAATCGCTCCGAAGCGGCTACTCTCGCCAAGGGAAGCGATGTGCCTCATGTGGGCAGCAAAGGGCAAAAGTGCCCCGGAAACCGCAATGTTGACGGGGATCAACGCGAGGACGGTGCAGCACTACCTCGATAAAGCGCGCGAGAAACTTGACGCGGCGACCGTTCCACATCTAGTCGCGATCGCTAAAGATCACGGCTTGGTTTGA
- a CDS encoding transcriptional repressor TraM gives MKDVNLSETKHETKPMGSCLRSMEKSELEALAISAIREHRRLIVADEAVYEEWTRASADPSVSSAVLESLQQEYAARQRKSEAQQEELSEIIDVLGYIPEVPLDGDE, from the coding sequence ATGAAGGACGTGAACTTATCCGAGACAAAACACGAAACCAAACCGATGGGATCCTGTTTACGTTCAATGGAAAAATCAGAACTAGAGGCGCTTGCTATATCTGCAATCCGAGAGCACCGCCGGCTTATAGTCGCCGACGAAGCTGTTTATGAGGAATGGACCCGCGCGTCCGCCGACCCCTCGGTTTCGAGCGCCGTGCTCGAAAGCTTGCAGCAAGAGTATGCCGCGCGGCAAAGGAAATCCGAAGCCCAGCAGGAAGAGCTTTCGGAGATCATCGATGTGCTCGGCTACATCCCCGAGGTTCCGCTCGATGGCGATGAATGA
- the trbI gene encoding IncP-type conjugal transfer protein TrbI, with translation MVQSLQLGAPAQSDDQNGMRRLNRLPIIIAIIVVALFVGVVVIGLSLRGLSFHRGDIEGASNTPATSFGDQLKRGVTDGIIGEPEKQEVFQPTPVVEQKVEKQETAVERRPNDRQERRSLESEEEWKARLKREQDEQYIREAQRQRMARLQARATALDSPLKVDIGDFEKATSTNDSGRQPTNAAVNSASDLYAAAMKSGLMGQNVDQNGQPSKEDFFNQDIKDLGYLPNQVVPQMSPYELKRGSVIPATLITGLNSDLPGRITAQVSQNVYDSASGYRLLIPQGAKLFGRYDSKVSFGQERVLVVWTDLIFPNGSTLQIGGMAGTDAEGYGGFQDKVDRHLWRTFGSAALVAIIGTGIDMSMPESSTLATQDTASDAARRNFAESFGRVTEQTISKNLNVQPTIRIRPGYKFNVLADQDIIFPSIYSGR, from the coding sequence ATGGTCCAGTCGCTCCAACTTGGCGCGCCAGCCCAGTCCGACGATCAGAATGGCATGCGCCGGCTCAACCGCCTGCCGATCATCATCGCCATCATCGTCGTCGCGCTCTTCGTTGGCGTCGTCGTGATCGGCCTGTCGCTGCGGGGGCTGTCCTTCCATCGAGGCGACATCGAGGGGGCTTCCAACACCCCGGCGACCAGCTTCGGCGACCAGCTCAAACGGGGTGTCACCGACGGCATCATCGGCGAGCCGGAGAAGCAGGAAGTGTTTCAACCGACCCCTGTCGTCGAGCAGAAGGTCGAGAAACAGGAGACCGCCGTTGAACGCCGGCCGAATGACCGACAGGAGAGACGCTCGCTCGAATCCGAGGAGGAGTGGAAGGCTCGCCTGAAGCGGGAGCAGGACGAGCAGTATATCCGGGAAGCGCAGCGCCAGCGGATGGCTCGCCTCCAGGCTCGCGCTACGGCGCTCGATTCGCCGCTGAAGGTAGACATCGGAGACTTCGAGAAGGCAACCTCCACCAATGACAGCGGCCGCCAGCCGACAAATGCAGCCGTCAACAGTGCGTCGGACCTTTATGCCGCCGCCATGAAATCCGGCCTGATGGGCCAAAACGTCGATCAGAACGGACAGCCGTCGAAGGAGGATTTTTTCAATCAGGACATCAAGGATCTCGGCTACCTGCCAAACCAGGTCGTGCCGCAGATGTCACCCTACGAACTGAAGCGCGGCTCGGTCATTCCCGCCACCTTGATCACCGGCCTCAATTCCGACCTGCCAGGGCGGATTACCGCGCAGGTCAGCCAGAATGTCTACGACAGCGCGAGCGGCTATCGCCTCCTTATCCCGCAGGGCGCAAAGCTGTTCGGTCGCTATGATTCCAAGGTCTCATTCGGCCAGGAGCGTGTTCTCGTCGTCTGGACTGACCTTATTTTTCCCAATGGATCCACCCTGCAGATCGGCGGCATGGCCGGCACGGACGCCGAGGGGTATGGCGGCTTCCAGGACAAGGTTGACCGCCATCTCTGGAGGACGTTCGGTTCCGCAGCTCTGGTGGCAATCATCGGGACGGGGATCGACATGTCGATGCCGGAGAGTTCAACATTGGCCACCCAGGACACGGCATCGGATGCAGCACGGCGGAATTTTGCCGAAAGCTTCGGTCGCGTCACAGAACAGACAATCTCGAAGAACCTCAACGTTCAGCCGACGATTCGCATCCGTCCTGGCTATAAGTTCAACGTTCTCGCGGACCAGGATATCATCTTTCCATCCATTTATAGCGGGCGCTAA
- the trbG gene encoding P-type conjugative transfer protein TrbG → MQKTGLIAAAGCMAGLAFVVGAQAQSMTSNEVKGTNISRKWRGTPGLVTTGPDGKVIFLFGETQPSVVCSPLQVCDIELQGGEIVRDVLVGDTVRWKVEPATSGATGGQAIHLIVKPSEPGLLTSMVVTTSRRTYHIQLKSHPSQYMARVGFEYPEDTSTKLADINARLETGGIPGTAPDKLNFSYSISGGASWKPKRVYSDGVKTYIQFPKSISGQDAPVLFVVSGGQNRIVNYRMKNNMMTVDYAIDKAILVSGVGWRQQKITIRRGG, encoded by the coding sequence ATGCAAAAGACAGGATTGATCGCAGCCGCCGGCTGCATGGCCGGACTCGCCTTTGTGGTGGGCGCGCAGGCGCAAAGCATGACGAGCAACGAGGTCAAGGGTACGAATATCTCCCGCAAATGGCGCGGCACACCGGGCCTGGTCACAACGGGACCGGACGGCAAAGTGATTTTTCTGTTCGGCGAGACCCAGCCGTCCGTCGTCTGCTCGCCGCTGCAGGTCTGCGACATCGAGCTTCAGGGCGGTGAGATCGTTCGCGACGTGCTCGTCGGCGATACGGTGCGGTGGAAAGTGGAGCCGGCCACCTCGGGGGCGACAGGCGGGCAGGCCATCCATCTGATTGTCAAACCGTCGGAGCCAGGTCTTCTCACCTCGATGGTCGTCACCACCTCACGGCGAACCTATCATATCCAGCTCAAGTCCCATCCCAGCCAGTACATGGCGCGCGTTGGTTTCGAGTACCCCGAGGACACCTCCACCAAGCTCGCCGACATCAATGCCCGTCTCGAAACCGGCGGCATTCCGGGCACGGCGCCGGATAAGCTGAACTTCTCCTATTCGATCAGCGGCGGGGCTTCGTGGAAACCGAAGCGGGTCTATTCGGACGGGGTCAAGACCTACATCCAATTCCCGAAGTCGATCTCAGGTCAGGATGCGCCGGTGCTCTTCGTCGTCTCCGGCGGTCAGAACCGCATCGTCAACTACCGGATGAAGAACAACATGATGACCGTCGACTATGCGATCGACAAGGCGATCCTCGTATCAGGGGTCGGGTGGCGGCAGCAGAAGATCACCATCCGGCGGGGAGGCTGA
- the traF gene encoding conjugative transfer signal peptidase TraF yields the protein MTAAARARQAITAQQRRAAVILSATTLAAIVLVATALAGGYRINLTPSEPLGLWRIVPLGRPVAVSDLVFVCPPATAEMREARARDYLRSGSCPGGVAPLIKTVIAVAGQHVEIGASVIVDGRVVASSSLAPRDGKGRPLAPFPSGIVPPGHLFLHSAFPGSFDSRYFGPVPASGILGLAQEILTYAP from the coding sequence ATGACGGCGGCAGCTAGAGCGCGCCAGGCGATAACCGCGCAACAACGACGAGCGGCCGTGATCCTCTCGGCCACGACGTTGGCCGCTATCGTGCTGGTGGCGACTGCCCTCGCCGGCGGTTATCGCATCAATCTGACCCCGAGCGAGCCACTCGGCCTGTGGCGTATCGTTCCGCTCGGTCGCCCCGTTGCTGTCAGTGACCTAGTGTTCGTTTGCCCACCGGCAACCGCGGAAATGCGGGAGGCGCGAGCGCGCGACTATCTCCGTTCCGGTTCCTGCCCGGGTGGCGTCGCCCCGTTGATCAAGACGGTGATCGCCGTCGCAGGCCAGCATGTCGAAATCGGCGCCAGCGTGATTGTCGATGGGCGGGTGGTTGCCTCTTCCAGCCTCGCGCCACGAGACGGAAAGGGGCGGCCGCTGGCGCCGTTTCCGAGTGGCATCGTTCCGCCAGGACATCTCTTCCTGCATTCGGCGTTCCCGGGCTCCTTCGACTCCCGGTACTTCGGTCCGGTGCCCGCTTCAGGCATTCTCGGCCTAGCGCAGGAGATCCTCACCTATGCGCCGTGA